TACTGAAGACGAACTCATGAGTCAACTTCGTCAACAAGGAATTGAGTCAATTGCCGAGGTCAAGGCAGCCTATATGGAAGCAGATGGCAGTATTAGCATCATCAAAGAGAAGCCTCGATCTGTGGTTGTTAAAATTTGAAGCCTTAGGTAATAACCCAATGGGTTGAGGGATTCAGAGTAATGCGACGCTACAACCCAGTGACTATACCTGCACCAAGGCTAGCATTCCTTCTGGCAAGGTGGCTCCATGTAGCTTTGCCCCGGTCAGATTGATGCCTGTCCATTGAGTATTACTTAAATCGGCTGCGGTCAAAATAGCATCTGTCAAATCAGCCCGGATCAAACTGGCACCTAGTAGATCAGCACTGCTCAAATCTACACCGCGCAATGTGGCTCCAATCAGATCTGCTTCATATAAGTGAGCCCGTCGCAAATTAGCCTGATACAGATTCGCTCCATGCAGATCCGCTTCGCCTAAACTGGCTCGATTGAGATTGGCTTGAACTAAGTTGGCGGCTTTCAAGTTCGCCCCGACCAAATTGGCTCGGCTGAGATCGGCTTTGACTAAATCAGCTTGACTCAAATTGGCACCTCTGAGAATTGTGCCCAACAAGCGGGCTTGACTCAGGTTCACCCCCGTTAAATTAGCGCCCGTTAGGTTAGCCCCACTTAGGTCAGCACCCCTGAGATCAGCGCCACTCAGATTTGCCCCAACTAAATCAGCCCCTTTGAGGCTAATTCCTCTCAGAATGGCTGCCTGTAGCGGTGCTTTTGGTAATTCTATGCCACCAAAATCCTTCTCACCCGCTGTATAGCGCTTTAGCAGCTCATTCACATTCATGCTTGCTCACACTTTATCCCTAGGAAGCTATGCGGATCATAGCCCAACCCTTTCGAGGTGTAAGTAATCACATGTTTACCCAATCCGCTCAATCTTTTACTCAGTGCTTAATCATTTACCTCAAACAACAAACCCCGCAAACCTAAAAAGCTTACGGGGTCTATTTCTGACGGAGAGAGAGGGATTCGAACCCTCGTTAAGTTGCCCTAAACAGCATTTCCAGTGCTGCGCCTTCAACCACTCGGCCATCTCTCCTGGGGGGTCTGCACTGCTTATTTCAGCACAGGATTTTTATCTTAGCAGATACTACCAGAAGTAGCTAGGTTTTGGCGAGTCATTTGCAAATAAAATTTTGACTCTCAATTTTACTGACCTAGATCTGACTTTTATCTGACTTTTGCCGCTACAAAGCAAAATCTGCATCCGCTAAGGTAACTTATATCACCCACATGGAAGCTAGGGTCTGATAAATCCGCTGTTCCTAACGACAATGAGCCTGCTGGCGTTAGCAACACCGCTCCCTTCCATCTGCATTAGCTATTCCCGACATGCTCTATGTCTTCTCTAGGAGTTGAGTGCAACCCCTGTTTCGGTTTGGAGGAAAAGCTTTGGACTCAAAAGCTCAGATGAGCGGTACCTTTCCACTCTTTGCCTCACCTGTAGAGGCGCAATTTGGGCAATTTGGGCGATCGCCTGATAGCAGCCCTAACAGCAACCCTAACAGCAACCTAGAACAGCAGGTAGCAAAGCTGGATTTGGCCTTACTCAATGCTCTGCTGAATTCCTTAGGGCAGGGGTTTATAGTCGTTTCTCCGACCCTCCAACTCATTTATTGGAATCAGCGAGCGGTAGAACTTTGCCGTTGGTTTCCTCCCACGCGCTCAGCATTGCCAGAAGAACTAGAAACCTTTTGCCGCCTTTTCCTGCAACGCAATTGCCCGGAAGGGAAAGTGGTTTTAGCCGACTACCAGATTGAGCCGAGGATGAGACTGCAAGTTTCGGCCCGTTGGCTTAAAGGTATGGCTAACTCTGCTGACCCCACCGCTGCTACCAATCTGGAACCGGGGATTTTGCTCGTGTTGCAGGATCGCCAAGCCATCTTAGAAGAAGAACTACAGCTGGTCCAGACCCAACTAGAGCTAACTAAGCGAGAAGCTGAGATCTGGCTATTGCTAAAACAGGAGTATAGCTACCAAGAAATCGCTCAAACCCTGCAAGTCAGCCTCAACACAGTCAAAACCCATATCAAAAATCTTTATTCAAAAAAACGAATTTATCAGTGCTGAACCCCCAGACTTTTCTCAGGGAAGGCCAAAAACTGGCACAGTAGTAGAGAGTCCATTGTTGTTGTGGTACTGGGTGTCCTGCGGGAACTCTGTGCTATGTAGATGGACAAATCCTGATTGCAGTGCTTGTGCGCTTTGAGATCCATGACCCGTTCCTACTCTATTCGTATCTATAATCGCCAGAAGGGTACTCACCATACCGTTCAGGTACCTGAAGATCGCTATATCTTGCACAGTGCCGAAAACCAAGGGGTAGAGCTGCCTTTTGCTTGTCGTAATGGTGCTTGCACGAGCTGTGCGGTGCGCGTTATCTCCGGGGAACTCGCCCAGCCAGAAGCGGTGGGTCTTTCTCCACATTTGCGCGATCGCGGTTATGCCTTGCTCTGTGTCAGCTACCCCCGCTCTGATTTAGAGGTCGAAACTCAAGACGAAGATGAAGTCTATGAGCTGCAATTTGGTCGTTACTTTGGTAAGGGCAAGATCAAAGTGGGTCTGCCTTTGGATGAAGACTAAAATTGCCGATTGAGGGTTTGAGGGTTTGAGATTTTGGATTTTAGATTGAGAGTGAGCCAAGGCCAGAGGCGATCGCGATTTCAAGGCTTATGGTGGCAGTTGGGAGTAGTCTGCTGCCTCTGGTTGCTGACAACTTGGCTGACGGCATGCCAAAGTGCTATCTCCCCTTCAGGCACCTCAGCCAGGGTAGAGCAAGTCGTCAGTGGACAAGCCATTGAAGTCACTCCTACCAAAAACTCTGGAGACGCACCAGAGCGCGTGCGACTGATTGGTATTGACGCCCCAGATTTGGCCCAGGAGCCTTGGGGAAAAGAAGCTAAGCAGCAATTAGAGCAGCTCATTGGCAACAAGGCTATTAGTTTGGAGCCTGGGCTAGAACCACGCGATCGCTACGAACGAACTCTGGCTTATGTCTGGCAAGATGGCAAGCTGCTAAACGAAAAGCTGGTAGAAGCGGGCTATGCACTGGCAGTACCGCGATCGCCGAACACCAAGTACGACCAACGCTTAAAGCGTGCCCAAGAAAAAGCCAGACTCATGGGGGTAGGAATTTGGAAACCCGACCAACCCATGCGCCTGACTCCGGCAGAATTTCGCGCCCAAAATCGGTAGTTAATGCACGCCTTCTAATTGCTTCTCTGGGGCAGGAGTCTCCTTGGGAATGCCCAGGATGTCCTTATAGAGATCGGAGTACTCTCTAGCCGATTTATCCCAGCTAAAGTCGGTGTGCATACCGCGTTGCTGCATTTCTTGCCATTGGGGCTTGAAGCGGAAGCCTTCCCAAGCCCGTACCATGCAAGTGTAGAGATCAAGGGGTTCGTAGCGATCGAAGCAGTAACCCGTACCTGTATGAGTCATAGGCTCGTAGTGACTCACGGTGTCCACTAAACCACCCGTCCGCCGCACAA
This region of Trichocoleus desertorum NBK24 genomic DNA includes:
- a CDS encoding pentapeptide repeat-containing protein: MNVNELLKRYTAGEKDFGGIELPKAPLQAAILRGISLKGADLVGANLSGADLRGADLSGANLTGANLTGVNLSQARLLGTILRGANLSQADLVKADLSRANLVGANLKAANLVQANLNRASLGEADLHGANLYQANLRRAHLYEADLIGATLRGVDLSSADLLGASLIRADLTDAILTAADLSNTQWTGINLTGAKLHGATLPEGMLALVQV
- a CDS encoding LuxR C-terminal-related transcriptional regulator; the protein is MDSKAQMSGTFPLFASPVEAQFGQFGRSPDSSPNSNPNSNLEQQVAKLDLALLNALLNSLGQGFIVVSPTLQLIYWNQRAVELCRWFPPTRSALPEELETFCRLFLQRNCPEGKVVLADYQIEPRMRLQVSARWLKGMANSADPTAATNLEPGILLVLQDRQAILEEELQLVQTQLELTKREAEIWLLLKQEYSYQEIAQTLQVSLNTVKTHIKNLYSKKRIYQC
- a CDS encoding 2Fe-2S iron-sulfur cluster-binding protein, which codes for MTRSYSIRIYNRQKGTHHTVQVPEDRYILHSAENQGVELPFACRNGACTSCAVRVISGELAQPEAVGLSPHLRDRGYALLCVSYPRSDLEVETQDEDEVYELQFGRYFGKGKIKVGLPLDED
- a CDS encoding thermonuclease family protein, which codes for MSQGQRRSRFQGLWWQLGVVCCLWLLTTWLTACQSAISPSGTSARVEQVVSGQAIEVTPTKNSGDAPERVRLIGIDAPDLAQEPWGKEAKQQLEQLIGNKAISLEPGLEPRDRYERTLAYVWQDGKLLNEKLVEAGYALAVPRSPNTKYDQRLKRAQEKARLMGVGIWKPDQPMRLTPAEFRAQNR